The following are from one region of the Blastocatellia bacterium genome:
- a CDS encoding M14 family zinc carboxypeptidase has protein sequence MRHRPLLVILVLFAISATQFAGQVVSTQSAGGAPVVARVTLSNTNDRARFLQLGLDLLEMRRGDDLFILTTPAQINELRAKGWAIRTDSEQTALFSQQMALNTYRSGYRTVAEMRDYLNSKAALYPNLAEVFTYGQSWEKVHSGGTAGWDLFGITLTNRQTSGPKPTFFLMAAIHARELTTSELALRFIDYLLSNYGTDGDVTWLLDEHRIVIVPAANPDGRVIAESGYYQRKNTNTTYGGGCSNPPTVSNQYGVDLNRNSDFKWGTVDSPSQPRCGQTYPGPTVASEPETAALEALVRGLFADQRGPADTDAAPLSTTGVFLTLHSYSNLVLWPWGWTSQTSPNNASFVYMGTKLASYNGFTPEQSVGLYPTSGTTDDWAYGELGIAAMTFEVGPDSGTCGGFFPPFSCLDGNSGGSFWPRNLPAFIYAARIARAPYQLVLGPSPESVTATAAGANTFALRAQFDEQYNGGQNIAAAEYYLDTPPWRGGSPVAMTALDGSFNSVNESAAATVGPLAARHLIYVRGRDTLGNWGPVRAVVVNATDCGTTLSPPSAGFEARGGAGVFQLTGSENCPWSLTGSDSWIAVTSTAAGIGNTAVNFEVRENFAEQPRTGSITVGGQVFTVNQAGLSQGGCAISFTPGNQVVSPGGGDGSINITATINCLWTAKSKVDWITVTSSPSGFGSGAVSFQVAANPSSVTRKGAIVIAGQRFVVKQKGS, from the coding sequence ATGCGCCATCGGCCGCTGCTGGTCATCCTCGTATTGTTCGCAATCTCCGCCACACAGTTCGCGGGCCAGGTGGTTTCCACACAGAGCGCCGGCGGCGCGCCGGTCGTCGCTCGCGTGACGCTCAGCAACACGAATGACCGCGCCCGCTTCCTGCAACTCGGCCTCGATCTGTTAGAGATGCGCCGCGGCGATGACCTGTTCATTCTCACCACGCCGGCACAGATCAACGAGCTGCGCGCCAAAGGCTGGGCCATTCGCACCGACAGCGAGCAGACGGCGCTCTTCAGTCAGCAGATGGCGCTCAACACCTATCGCAGCGGCTATCGCACGGTCGCCGAGATGCGCGATTACTTGAACAGCAAGGCGGCGCTGTACCCGAATCTCGCCGAAGTCTTCACCTACGGCCAGAGCTGGGAGAAAGTGCATAGCGGCGGCACAGCCGGATGGGACCTGTTTGGCATCACGCTGACCAACCGGCAGACCTCTGGCCCCAAGCCAACCTTCTTTTTGATGGCGGCGATTCACGCCCGCGAGCTGACGACTTCCGAGCTGGCGCTGCGCTTCATCGATTACCTGTTGAGCAACTATGGCACGGATGGCGACGTGACCTGGCTGCTCGATGAGCACCGCATCGTCATCGTGCCGGCAGCCAATCCCGATGGCCGGGTGATCGCCGAATCCGGTTATTATCAGCGCAAGAACACCAACACGACCTACGGCGGCGGCTGTTCAAATCCGCCAACCGTATCCAACCAGTATGGCGTTGACCTGAATCGCAACTCGGACTTCAAGTGGGGCACGGTGGACTCGCCCTCGCAGCCGCGCTGCGGGCAGACCTATCCGGGGCCGACCGTCGCCAGCGAGCCGGAGACCGCCGCGCTGGAAGCCCTGGTGCGCGGCCTGTTCGCAGATCAGCGCGGCCCGGCTGACACAGACGCCGCGCCGCTCTCGACGACCGGCGTTTTTCTCACGCTGCATTCTTATAGCAACCTGGTGCTATGGCCGTGGGGCTGGACGTCGCAGACCTCGCCCAACAATGCCAGCTTTGTTTACATGGGGACCAAGCTCGCTTCTTACAATGGCTTTACGCCTGAGCAGTCGGTGGGGCTCTATCCGACATCGGGGACGACCGACGATTGGGCGTATGGCGAGCTGGGCATTGCCGCAATGACTTTTGAAGTCGGGCCGGATTCGGGAACCTGCGGCGGCTTCTTTCCGCCCTTCTCCTGCCTGGACGGCAACAGCGGCGGCAGCTTCTGGCCGCGCAACCTGCCGGCTTTCATCTATGCCGCGCGCATCGCCCGCGCGCCTTATCAACTCGTCCTAGGCCCTTCGCCGGAATCGGTCACGGCGACGGCGGCGGGCGCAAACACCTTTGCCCTGCGCGCTCAGTTTGACGAGCAGTACAACGGCGGGCAGAACATCGCGGCGGCAGAGTATTATCTGGACACGCCGCCCTGGCGCGGTGGCTCGCCGGTGGCGATGACGGCGCTCGATGGCAGCTTCAACAGCGTCAACGAAAGCGCCGCGGCCACGGTCGGGCCGCTCGCGGCTCGTCACCTGATTTACGTGCGCGGGCGCGACACGCTTGGCAACTGGGGGCCCGTGCGAGCCGTTGTCGTCAATGCCACTGACTGCGGAACGACGCTTTCGCCGCCGTCGGCGGGGTTCGAAGCCCGAGGCGGCGCCGGCGTCTTTCAGCTTACGGGGTCGGAGAATTGTCCCTGGTCGCTCACCGGCAGCGACAGTTGGATTGCGGTGACTTCGACAGCCGCCGGCATCGGTAACACGGCGGTCAACTTTGAGGTGCGCGAAAACTTTGCCGAGCAACCGCGCACCGGCAGCATCACGGTCGGCGGGCAGGTCTTTACGGTCAATCAAGCGGGCCTGTCGCAGGGCGGCTGCGCCATCAGTTTCACGCCGGGCAATCAGGTCGTCAGCCCGGGCGGCGGCGACGGCTCGATCAACATCACGGCGACAATCAATTGTCTCTGGACGGCGAAAAGTAAGGTGGACTGGATTACCGTCACCTCGTCGCCGAGCGGCTTCGGGTCGGGAGCGGTCAGCTTTCAGGTCGCCGCCAATCCTTCGTCCGTCACCCGCAAAGGCGCCATCGTCATCGCCGGGCAGCGGTTTGTGGTCAAGCAAAAGGGCAGCTAG
- a CDS encoding DUF420 domain-containing protein: MNGFLGTGATMRADLNLLVQIAMGVALLVGMILARKKKFGAHKCCQATVVLLNLLLIFLIMAPSFHRSVEPQVPAGLRDAYYLLPFIHATLGTIAELLGLYIILVAATNWLPRRLKFDRYRPWMRTCLTLWWVVILLGIATYYVWYVKGASKPAAQTQATTTTKPATERAPRVTVKISNFQFTPKELTVAAGTTVEWIDEAGNHTVNADDDSFKSERLAAGAKYEHSFDKPGTYPYYCTFHGDKHGEEMAGVITVTEASK, encoded by the coding sequence ATGAACGGATTCCTGGGAACCGGCGCGACCATGCGCGCTGACCTCAACCTGCTCGTGCAAATCGCTATGGGCGTGGCGCTGCTCGTGGGAATGATCCTGGCGCGCAAAAAGAAGTTTGGAGCGCATAAGTGCTGCCAGGCCACAGTCGTCCTGCTCAACCTGCTGTTGATCTTTCTGATTATGGCGCCGTCGTTTCATCGCAGCGTCGAGCCGCAGGTGCCAGCCGGCTTGCGTGATGCGTATTACCTTTTGCCGTTCATCCACGCGACGCTCGGCACCATCGCCGAGCTGCTGGGGCTCTACATCATCCTGGTCGCCGCCACCAACTGGCTGCCACGGCGCTTGAAGTTTGATCGTTACCGCCCCTGGATGCGCACCTGCCTGACGCTCTGGTGGGTAGTGATCCTGCTCGGCATCGCCACCTATTACGTCTGGTACGTCAAAGGCGCGAGCAAGCCCGCCGCGCAAACGCAGGCCACGACAACGACGAAACCGGCCACAGAGAGAGCGCCAAGAGTCACTGTCAAGATTTCAAACTTTCAGTTCACGCCTAAAGAATTGACCGTCGCTGCCGGCACGACCGTCGAATGGATTGACGAGGCCGGAAACCACACGGTCAACGCCGATGACGATTCATTCAAGTCAGAACGGCTGGCGGCGGGCGCGAAGTACGAGCATAGCTTCGATAAGCCCGGCACCTATCCGTACTACTGTACCTTCCACGGCGACAAGCACGGCGAGGAGATGGCCGGCGTGATTACCGTCACAGAAGCTTCAAAGTAG
- a CDS encoding lysophospholipase: MPFIEETITAGDGLRLYLRRHEAAGARGDVVIVHGFGEHSGRYAALTEHLLANGYAVTAYDQRGHGLSDGLPGHVESFGEYDDDLEKIVSKTRDCAAGRPLFIIGHSMGGLVALRYLARKGSGIAGAIISAPLIAVAIPVPAHKLLIARLGLRYAPRLRLNNEIKPAHLSRDPAVGLAYAADPHVNRKVSMKWFAEATRAMAEVQEWAARIRTPVFVMHGTADRLASVEATKALFARIGSPDKELAIYEGYYHELFNEPEKRALFERVTAWLAERVSESAA; this comes from the coding sequence ATGCCTTTCATCGAAGAGACCATTACGGCGGGCGACGGCCTGCGACTCTACCTGCGCCGGCACGAGGCGGCCGGGGCGCGCGGCGACGTGGTAATCGTTCATGGCTTTGGCGAGCACAGCGGCAGGTACGCCGCGCTCACCGAGCACCTGCTCGCCAATGGCTACGCGGTGACGGCTTACGATCAGCGCGGCCACGGCCTGTCGGACGGGCTGCCGGGCCACGTCGAAAGTTTTGGCGAGTATGATGACGATCTCGAAAAGATCGTCTCGAAGACACGCGACTGCGCCGCCGGGCGGCCGCTGTTTATCATCGGCCACAGCATGGGGGGCCTGGTGGCCTTGCGCTACCTGGCGCGCAAGGGCAGCGGGATCGCGGGCGCGATCATCTCGGCTCCGCTCATCGCCGTGGCGATCCCTGTGCCGGCGCATAAGCTCTTGATTGCCCGCCTCGGTCTGCGTTACGCGCCGCGCCTGCGACTCAATAACGAAATCAAACCGGCGCACTTGAGCCGCGACCCGGCGGTCGGCCTTGCCTATGCCGCGGACCCGCACGTCAACCGCAAAGTCAGCATGAAATGGTTTGCCGAAGCGACCCGCGCTATGGCCGAAGTCCAGGAGTGGGCCGCAAGGATTCGCACGCCGGTCTTTGTCATGCACGGCACGGCAGACCGTCTGGCGAGCGTCGAAGCGACAAAGGCGTTGTTTGCGCGCATCGGCTCGCCCGATAAAGAGCTAGCGATCTATGAGGGCTACTACCACGAGTTGTTCAACGAGCCGGAAAAGCGGGCGCTCTTCGAGCGCGTCACCGCGTGGTTGGCTGAGCGGGTGTCGGAAAGCGCGGCCTAG
- a CDS encoding cupredoxin domain-containing protein, whose protein sequence is MKKTLSIFLASAIVLAMASMATARVKRPGAAARPAAAATVKISNFQFTPKTLTVPVGGTVEWNNEAGRHMVEADDGSFKSDVLKAGDKFSFTFAKAGKYPYHCTFHGDKGGKDMAGTIVVK, encoded by the coding sequence ATGAAGAAAACCCTTAGCATATTCCTGGCAAGCGCCATCGTTCTGGCGATGGCGTCTATGGCGACGGCGCGGGTCAAGCGTCCGGGCGCAGCGGCGCGCCCGGCTGCCGCGGCGACGGTCAAGATCAGCAATTTCCAGTTTACGCCGAAGACCCTCACCGTTCCGGTCGGCGGCACCGTCGAATGGAACAACGAAGCCGGACGCCACATGGTCGAAGCCGATGACGGCTCGTTCAAATCCGATGTGCTGAAGGCCGGCGACAAGTTCTCGTTCACCTTTGCCAAGGCCGGCAAGTATCCGTATCACTGCACGTTCCATGGCGACAAAGGCGGCAAGGACATGGCCGGCACCATTGTCGTCAAATAA
- a CDS encoding OsmC family protein, translating into MTSNTSQPPHVETKVMRLRYTGEEAFVAESASGHAIVTSFSHDQMSAPSPMELLLIALGGCTGADVISILEKKRQRVTAYEIEVRGTRRDEHPRIYTDIEVVHRVRGGQIDERAVARAIELSETKYCSVSAMLAATAKVTSRYEISGDDAESDD; encoded by the coding sequence ATGACCAGCAATACGAGCCAGCCGCCACATGTCGAAACCAAAGTGATGCGCCTGCGCTACACCGGTGAAGAAGCCTTTGTCGCCGAATCGGCGAGCGGCCACGCCATCGTGACCAGCTTCTCGCATGACCAGATGAGCGCGCCGTCGCCGATGGAGTTGTTGTTGATCGCCCTCGGCGGCTGCACCGGCGCCGATGTGATTTCGATTCTCGAAAAGAAACGCCAGCGGGTGACGGCTTATGAGATCGAAGTGCGCGGCACGCGCCGTGACGAGCACCCGCGCATCTACACCGACATCGAAGTCGTCCACCGCGTCCGCGGCGGCCAGATCGACGAGCGCGCCGTCGCCCGCGCTATCGAGCTATCGGAGACGAAGTATTGCAGCGTTTCGGCGATGCTCGCCGCCACCGCGAAGGTCACATCGCGTTACGAGATCAGCGGCGACGATGCCGAATCAGATGATTAG